One Drosophila subobscura isolate 14011-0131.10 chromosome U, UCBerk_Dsub_1.0, whole genome shotgun sequence DNA window includes the following coding sequences:
- the LOC117900865 gene encoding tRNA (cytosine-5-)-methyltransferase-like yields MPDRKAAVDQSVTVKISDLIQDNVPCDFSVPDDVLAKRVLVMDIIHPTQNRSMCFTKGYTHYTEGTGSVFTPLPEEQSHRIFELVKEIDNNNPDTSRTEDERRQRLELLRQLYLRYFTPREVARLMSFPEDFGNAPETTNRQMYRLLGNSINVKVVGELIKLLTATEK; encoded by the coding sequence ATGCCCGACAGAAAAGCAGCCGTCGATCAGTCTGTTACAGTCAAAATCTCCGACCTCATTCAGGACAATGTGCCCTGTGACTTCAGTGTACCTGACGATGTTCTAGCCAAGCGTGTGCTGGTCATGGACATAATACATCCCACACAAAATAGATCCATGTGCTTCACCAAAGGATATACGCACTACACCGAAGGCACGGGCTCGGTCTTCACACCGCTCCCTGAGGAGCAGTCCCATCGTATATTTGAATTAGTGAAAGAAATTGACAATAACAATCCGGATACCAGCAGAACTGAGGATGAGCGGAGGCAGCGTTTGGAACTCCTACGACAATTATACCTGCGCTACTTCACGCCTCGGGAAGTGGCACGCCTGATGAGTTTTCCCGAAGACTTTGGCAATGCCCCTGAAACGACAAATCGACAAATGTACCGGCTGCTCGGCAACAGCATTAATGTTAAAGTTGTTGGTGAATTGATTAAACTGTTGACCGCAACAGAAAAGtag
- the LOC117900866 gene encoding tRNA (cytosine-5-)-methyltransferase-like, with protein sequence MDVNTVANAVYSSNFPGTDVRTRNIQSLSEKEVRKLGANMLLMSPPCQPHTRQGLQRDTEDKRSDALTHLCTLIPQCETLQYVLMENVKGFE encoded by the coding sequence ATGGATGTCAATACAGTGGCCAATGCGGTGTATTCGTCCAACTTCCCAGGCACAGATGTGAGGACAAGGAATATTCAAAGCCTCAGCGAGAAGGAGGTCAGAAAGTTGGGGGCCAACATGCTGCTCATGTCACCGCCCTGTCAGCCGCACACCCGCCAGGGCCTGCAAAGAGACACGGAGGACAAGCGTTCGGATGCACTCACCCATTTGTGCACCCTCATTCCGCAATGCGAAACCCTACAGTATGTGCTCATGGAAAATGTCAAGGGATTCGAATGA